CGGAAACAAAGAAAAAATTAGTCATCAAGGGGCTTTTGCGATGACCATACTACCTGAATATCGAAATTATGGTATTGGAAGAGCTCTTCTAGAAACGTTAATCAATTGGGCTAAAAATAACAGTAAGATTGAAAAAGTTTGTCTTGAGGTAATGGAAGATAATCTAGGTGCAATCCAGTTATATAAGAATCTAGGCTTCTTTGAAGAGGGTAGAAAAGCAAAGGGTGTAAAATTGGATGATAGCTATCAAAATTTAATATTAATGGCTTTATTCGTTTAAAATCGAACACTAATTTCAATATAAAAAGAGGATCTTCATAGTCATCTCCCTGTTAAGTAGACAGTAATAGAAATCCTCTTTTTATATTTATCTCACATTAGCTTGCAGTAAAAATCCCCACTGATTATAGTTTCACTTTATTTTAATCCTTTAATTAAAGGTGACGCTTCTCCACTATAGAAAATCCATAAGTCATGAAGTGATCTCGTACATCCGACATATAGTAATTTTGCATCATGCTTTGTGTTTTTGTAATGTTCCTCATCCA
This genomic interval from Bacillus thuringiensis contains the following:
- a CDS encoding GNAT family N-acetyltransferase is translated as MCSILSTNVFTYKSKDKKTVIIREAKEQDAERILDSASKALINAPYMLSTVEDVKKVRIDAIQKTLKAYLENPNYVQFIAEVDGKLVGAIDFKNGNKEKISHQGAFAMTILPEYRNYGIGRALLETLINWAKNNSKIEKVCLEVMEDNLGAIQLYKNLGFFEEGRKAKGVKLDDSYQNLILMALFV